One region of Glycine max cultivar Williams 82 chromosome 9, Glycine_max_v4.0, whole genome shotgun sequence genomic DNA includes:
- the LOC100786798 gene encoding LOW QUALITY PROTEIN: activator of 90 kDa heat shock protein ATPase homolog (The sequence of the model RefSeq protein was modified relative to this genomic sequence to represent the inferred CDS: inserted 2 bases in 1 codon; substituted 1 base at 1 genomic stop codon) translates to SLLHGEGYLFLKMTSLSSLNGKAYVNVCKGKMIPGYEISLTPNWQGEAKDSQGTSLLKVDDTIKIPYIFDENADEDPKVRVTVNDEEPIGXKVEVWVXSMTKGGPVKDEYKPKKVVRSLSSSPLTMTTTTTMTTKTTTTPKKKEKEKNGRKSISMMERFNCRAKDFYEILMDENRWKGFTQSNARNIKEVGGEFSIFDGSMTGTNLELQEAKLIVQRWRFGSWNDGVQST, encoded by the exons AGCCTTCTCCATGGTGAAGGTTACCTCTTCCTCAAAATGACATCGCTCTCCTCCCTCAACGGCAAGGCCTATGTCAACGTCTGCAAGGGGAAAATGATCCCCGGCTACGAGATCAGCCTCACGCCCAATTGGCAAGGTGAAGCCAAAGATTCCCAGGGAACCTCGCTTCTTAAAGTTGACGACACCATCAAGATTCCCTACATCTTTGACGAGAACGCTGACGAGGATCCTAAGGTTAGAGTTACCGTTAACGATGAGGAACCAATTGG GAAGGTTGAGGTTTGGGTCTAGAGCATGACCAAAGGTGGTCCTGTTAAGGACGAATATAAACCCAAGAAGGTTGTGCGGTCGTTGTCGTCGTCTCCGCTGACAATGACAACAACGACGACCatgacaacaaaaacaacaactactccgaagaagaaggagaaggagaagaatgGGAGGAAGAGTATTAGCATGATGGAGAGGTTCAATTGTAGGGCCAaggatttttatgaaattttgatgGATGAGAATAGGTGGAAGGGTTTTACACAGAGCAATGCGAGAAATATTAAGGAGGTTGGTGGTGAGTTTAGCATTTTTGATGGGTCGATGACTGGAACTAATTTGGAGTTGCAGGAAGCTAAGTTAATTGTTCAAAGATGGAGGTTTGGGAGCTGGAATGACGGTGTTCAATCCACG TGA